A portion of the Harpia harpyja isolate bHarHar1 chromosome 15, bHarHar1 primary haplotype, whole genome shotgun sequence genome contains these proteins:
- the LOC128152045 gene encoding keratin, type II cytoskeletal 6A-like, translating to MPKAVEPEKTVHTSLCIHPSAAQLRWSFCSPQLCLEETAMSRQSICRSFGVGSKRGYSSCSAIGGGFGGSGGRTRISYSSFSTSRGIGGSGRCGGFSSRSLHNMGGSGRISMGGSYGGGYGCRIGGFGGGYGGGFGSIGGGVIGGGIGSFGGPVRCGPGFPGGIQPVQVDPTLLRPVHVDIDPQIHQVKCQEKEQIKTLNNQFASFIDKVRFLEQQNKVLSTKWELLQQQGPSGPRKNLDVIFENYIQNLRRRLEPLLAQRGQLESELQNMRQYVEEYKTKYEEEINRRTAAENEFVVLKKDVDCAYMTKVELEAKVGALTDEINFLRCMYEEELAQMQTISRDLSVVVSMDNNRHLDLDSIIEEVRRQYEQIAQNSRAEAEAWYQSRYEELQNTAGRHGDSLRNTKIEIQELTRNVQRLRAEIENVKKQNQQLQAAIAEAEERGEMALKDARRKLEELECALSKDKEELARLLKEYQELLNIKIALDVEIAMYRKLLEGEENRLCGDNLSNVNVSVVGRTTIAGGRAGGFGASSGMGGGVCAVGGGSIIGGSCGMGGGILSGGFSSGSGRMCTSGGGNFISGGGSSSVRRCVTTTTVKSSGVKY from the exons ATGCCTAAAGCCGTGGAACCAGAGAAGACTGTGCACACTTCTCTCTGCATTCATccctcagcagcacagctccGTTGGTCTTTCTGCTCTCCTCAACTCTGCTTGGAAGAAACAGCCATGTCTCGGCAGTCAATCTGTAGAAGCTTTGGAGTTGGAAGCAAAAGGGGATACAGCTCTTGTTCTGCCATCGGTGGTGGCTTTGGAGGAAGTGGGGGCAGAACCAGGATCAGCTATAGCTCGTTCTCCACATCCAGGGGAATTGGAGGCAGCGGACGTTGTGGAGGTTTTAGCAGCAGGAGCCTCCATAACATGGGTGGCAGCGGAAGAATTTCCATGGGTGGCTCTTATGGCGGTGGATACGGATGTAGAATTGGTGGCTTTGGTGGAGGCTATGGAGGAGGATTTGGCAGCATTGGAGGAGGTGTCATTGGTGGAGGAATAGGCAGCTTTGGTGGTCCTGTGAGATGTGGTCCTGGGTTCCCTGGAGGCATCCAACCGGTCCAGGTTGACCCAACCCTCCTGCGGCCGGTCCATGTTGATATTGATCCTCAGATCCACCAAGTGAAGTGCCAGGAGAAGGAACAGATCAAGACTCTTAACAATCAGTTTGCCTCTTTCATTGACAAG GTCCGCTTCCTGGAGCAACAGAACAAGGTCCTCTCCACCAAGTGGGAGCTCCTCCAACAGCAAGGCCCTTCAGGGCCAAGGAAGAACCTCGATGTCATCTTTGAAAATTACATCCAGAACCTGAGGAGGAGGTTGGAGCCTCTCCTGGCACAGAGGGGACAGCTGGAGTCGGAGCTGCAGAACATGCGGCAATACGTGGAGGAGTACAAAACCAA GTACGAAGAAGAAATCAACAGGCGCACCGCTGCTGAGAACGAGTTTGTGGTGCTCAAGAAG GATGTGGACTGTGCCTACATGACTAAAGTAGAGCTGGAAGCCAAGGTGGGAGCTCTGACTGATGAAATCAACTTCTTGAGGTGTATGTATGAGGAG GAACTGGCTCAGATGCAGACGATCAGCCGGGACCTGTCCGTGGTGGTGTCCATGGACAACAATCGGCACCTGGATCTGGACAGCATCATTGAGGAGGTCAGGCGTCAGTACGAGCAGATCGCTCAGaacagcagagctgaagctgAGGCTTGGTACCAGAGCCGG TATGAAGAGCTGCAGAACACTGCTGGAAGACATGGGGACAGCCTCCGCAACACCAAGATAGAGATCCAAGAGTTGACCAGGAACGTCCAGAGGTTGCGGGCTGAGATTGAGAATGTGAAGAAGCAG aaccAGCAGTTGCAGGCGGCCATTGCCGAGGCCGAGGAGCGGGGTGAGATGGCCCTCAAGGATGCTAGGAGGAAACTGGAAGAGCTGGAATGTGCCCTGAGCAAAGACAAGGAGGAGCTGGCTCGCTTGCTGAAGGAGTACCAGGAGCTGCTGAACATCAAGATTGCACTGGACGTTGAGATTGCCATGTACAGGAAactgctggagggagaggagaacag GCTCTGTGGAGACAACTTGTCCAACGTGAATGTCT CTGTGGTAGGCAGAACCACCAttgctggaggcagagctggtggCTTTGGAGCCAGCAGTGGCATGGGAGGGGGAGTATGTGCGGTCGGAGGAGGAAGCATCATTGGAGGCAGCTGTGGAATGGGAGGAGGAATACTCAGCGGTGGCTTCTCTTCTGGAAGTGGAAGAATGTGCACCTCTGGAGGTGGCAACTTCATCTCAGGGGGTGGATCCTCCTCTGTGCGGAGGTGTGTCACAACCACAACGGTTAAATCTTCAGGTGTAAAATACTGA